One Bombus vancouverensis nearcticus chromosome 7, iyBomVanc1_principal, whole genome shotgun sequence DNA window includes the following coding sequences:
- the LOC117154567 gene encoding oligoribonuclease isoform X2, which produces MVSIAKSPVLLMNTNMGKSNLNDYIIWLDMEMSGLDVNTSQILEIACLITNKDLKVVSKDLNIIIHQPDEILNNMNDWCLATHQKTGLINESRLSKTTVENAEQIVLKYLKTYIEEEATCPLAGSSVYMDRMFLYKYMPLVNNYLHYRIIDTSTIKELIKRWNTNVPTFKKNHVHRALPDVKESIRELQYYKDHIFDLCIRS; this is translated from the exons ATGGTTTCTATAG CTAAATCACCTGTGCTACTCATGAATACAAATATGggaaaaagtaatttgaatGATTACATTATTTGGTTAGATATGGAA ATGAGTGGCCTTGATGTAAATACATCTCAAATCTTGGAAATAGCATgcttaatcactaataaagattTAAAAGTTGTAAGCAAGGATCTAAACATTATTATACATCAGCcagatgaaatattaaataatatgaatGACTGGTGCCTGGCAACTCATCAAAAA aCAGGATTAATCAATGAGTCCCGTTTAAGTAAAACTACAGTAGAAAATGCTGAACAAATTGTACTAAAGTATTTAAAAACATATATTGAAGAAGAAGCAACATGCCCACTAGCAGGAAGTTCAGTTTACATGGATCGCatgtttttgtataaatatatgccattagttaataattatttacattatagaATTATTGATACTTCTACtattaaagaattaattaa gAGATGGAATACAAATGTACCTACTTTTAAAAAAAATCATGTTCATAGAGCATTGCCTGATGTAAAAGAAAGTATAAGAgaattacaatattataaagATCATATATTCGATCTATGTATTAGAAGTTAA
- the LOC117154567 gene encoding oligoribonuclease isoform X1, with product MKMIFAYCLKWSKNCLRITVPRYFHTAKSPVLLMNTNMGKSNLNDYIIWLDMEMSGLDVNTSQILEIACLITNKDLKVVSKDLNIIIHQPDEILNNMNDWCLATHQKTGLINESRLSKTTVENAEQIVLKYLKTYIEEEATCPLAGSSVYMDRMFLYKYMPLVNNYLHYRIIDTSTIKELIKRWNTNVPTFKKNHVHRALPDVKESIRELQYYKDHIFDLCIRS from the exons atgaaGATGATTTTTGCATATTGTTTGAAATGGTCAAAAAATTGTCTTCGAATAACTGTTCCTCGTTATTTCCATACTG CTAAATCACCTGTGCTACTCATGAATACAAATATGggaaaaagtaatttgaatGATTACATTATTTGGTTAGATATGGAA ATGAGTGGCCTTGATGTAAATACATCTCAAATCTTGGAAATAGCATgcttaatcactaataaagattTAAAAGTTGTAAGCAAGGATCTAAACATTATTATACATCAGCcagatgaaatattaaataatatgaatGACTGGTGCCTGGCAACTCATCAAAAA aCAGGATTAATCAATGAGTCCCGTTTAAGTAAAACTACAGTAGAAAATGCTGAACAAATTGTACTAAAGTATTTAAAAACATATATTGAAGAAGAAGCAACATGCCCACTAGCAGGAAGTTCAGTTTACATGGATCGCatgtttttgtataaatatatgccattagttaataattatttacattatagaATTATTGATACTTCTACtattaaagaattaattaa gAGATGGAATACAAATGTACCTACTTTTAAAAAAAATCATGTTCATAGAGCATTGCCTGATGTAAAAGAAAGTATAAGAgaattacaatattataaagATCATATATTCGATCTATGTATTAGAAGTTAA
- the Phax gene encoding phosphorylated adaptor for RNA export isoform X1: MEAEPLELEDGEVIDDEASDIETYNVLKRPHAVPNKEENVKMGYSDESDDSADTESDSDSDSGHIKSKRPKLKLKRSRNMTKNWSDKNDKYKIWCPQLQEESLTENLVLCGVTKKQNQDRSVESYNIPHHYSFNGTWNMEHRNNNSSEDEKDGERRLTNKRTNSDRTNVKLRLGKKRNSMDIDNQKGAARKIADLSTTVESTDSDVATDITSKLSEKKDLLIRRIVDIIGKEKAIDFFQKTKKIEEGGGMLIMNGSRRRTAGGVYLWLVKNDEHIPREKISEIFYYDKKEHAEQRKADAVARRQKAQELIKCLENGSEKDLPALLTKAELSTREIAEEARLRRGEGMDRMPVDSDRTMTNPPPSPVTDDPDHSEHPLVQRHVQSYGDDFLDIGIDIDSMEVL; this comes from the exons ATGGAAGCAGAACCTTTAGAACTTGAAGATGGTGAAGTTATAGATGATGAG GCAAGCGATATCGAAACATATAATGTCCTAAAAAGACCTCATGCAGTtccaaataaagaagaaaatgtaaaaatgggCTATAGCGACGAGTCTGATGATTCTGCAGATACTGAAAGTGATTCTGATTCAGATTCTGGACATATTAAAAGTAAAAGACCGAAATTAAAACTGAAACGATCTAGAAATATGACAAAAAATTGGTCAGacaaaaatgataaatataaaatatggtgTCCTCAGTTACAAGAAGAATCTTTAACAGAAAATCTAGTATTATGTGGTGTAACTAAAAAACAAAATCAGGATCGTAGTGTTGAGAGTTATAACATTCCACACCATTATTCTTTTAATGGGACTTGGAATATGGAGCACCGCAATAATAATAGCTCAGAAGATGAAAAGGATGGGGAAAGAAGGCTAACAAATAAAAGGACAAATTCTGATAGAACTAATGTTAAATTGAGATTAGGAAAGAAACGTAATTCGATGGACATAGATAATCAGAAAGGAGCTGCTAGAAAAATAGCAGATTTAAGTACAACAGTTGAATCAACTGATTCAGATGTGGCTACTGACATAACATCAAAACTTAGCGAGAAAAAGGATCTTCTTATAA GGAGGATTGTAGATATAATTGGTAAAGAAAAAGCCATTGATTTCTTTCAAAAAACTAAAAAGATTGAAGAAGGGGGTGGTATGTTAATAATGAATGGATCTAGAAGAAGAACTGCAGGAGGTGTATATTTGTGGTTAGTAAAAAATGATGAACACATCCCACGAGAAAAAATAAGTGAGATCTTTTATTATGATAAAAAAGAACATGCTGAACAAAGGAAAGCTGATGCCGTTGCAAGAAGACAGAAAGCACAAGAATTAATAAAGTGTTTAGAAA ATGGTTCAGAAAAAGATCTTCCTGCCTTGCTAACAAAAGCAGAACTTTCCACAAGAGAAATAGCAGAAGAAGCAAGATTAAGACGTGGAGAAGGTATGGATAGAATGCCAGTCGATTCTGATCGGACAATGACTAATCCGCCACCTAGTCCTGTAACAGATGATCCAGATCATTCAGAGCATCCACTTGTACAAAGGCATGTTCAAAGTTATGGAGATGATTTCCTTGATATTGGAATAGACATAGACAGTATGGAAGtactttaa
- the Phax gene encoding phosphorylated adaptor for RNA export isoform X2, translated as MGYSDESDDSADTESDSDSDSGHIKSKRPKLKLKRSRNMTKNWSDKNDKYKIWCPQLQEESLTENLVLCGVTKKQNQDRSVESYNIPHHYSFNGTWNMEHRNNNSSEDEKDGERRLTNKRTNSDRTNVKLRLGKKRNSMDIDNQKGAARKIADLSTTVESTDSDVATDITSKLSEKKDLLIRRIVDIIGKEKAIDFFQKTKKIEEGGGMLIMNGSRRRTAGGVYLWLVKNDEHIPREKISEIFYYDKKEHAEQRKADAVARRQKAQELIKCLENGSEKDLPALLTKAELSTREIAEEARLRRGEGMDRMPVDSDRTMTNPPPSPVTDDPDHSEHPLVQRHVQSYGDDFLDIGIDIDSMEVL; from the exons atgggCTATAGCGACGAGTCTGATGATTCTGCAGATACTGAAAGTGATTCTGATTCAGATTCTGGACATATTAAAAGTAAAAGACCGAAATTAAAACTGAAACGATCTAGAAATATGACAAAAAATTGGTCAGacaaaaatgataaatataaaatatggtgTCCTCAGTTACAAGAAGAATCTTTAACAGAAAATCTAGTATTATGTGGTGTAACTAAAAAACAAAATCAGGATCGTAGTGTTGAGAGTTATAACATTCCACACCATTATTCTTTTAATGGGACTTGGAATATGGAGCACCGCAATAATAATAGCTCAGAAGATGAAAAGGATGGGGAAAGAAGGCTAACAAATAAAAGGACAAATTCTGATAGAACTAATGTTAAATTGAGATTAGGAAAGAAACGTAATTCGATGGACATAGATAATCAGAAAGGAGCTGCTAGAAAAATAGCAGATTTAAGTACAACAGTTGAATCAACTGATTCAGATGTGGCTACTGACATAACATCAAAACTTAGCGAGAAAAAGGATCTTCTTATAA GGAGGATTGTAGATATAATTGGTAAAGAAAAAGCCATTGATTTCTTTCAAAAAACTAAAAAGATTGAAGAAGGGGGTGGTATGTTAATAATGAATGGATCTAGAAGAAGAACTGCAGGAGGTGTATATTTGTGGTTAGTAAAAAATGATGAACACATCCCACGAGAAAAAATAAGTGAGATCTTTTATTATGATAAAAAAGAACATGCTGAACAAAGGAAAGCTGATGCCGTTGCAAGAAGACAGAAAGCACAAGAATTAATAAAGTGTTTAGAAA ATGGTTCAGAAAAAGATCTTCCTGCCTTGCTAACAAAAGCAGAACTTTCCACAAGAGAAATAGCAGAAGAAGCAAGATTAAGACGTGGAGAAGGTATGGATAGAATGCCAGTCGATTCTGATCGGACAATGACTAATCCGCCACCTAGTCCTGTAACAGATGATCCAGATCATTCAGAGCATCCACTTGTACAAAGGCATGTTCAAAGTTATGGAGATGATTTCCTTGATATTGGAATAGACATAGACAGTATGGAAGtactttaa
- the ND-B17 gene encoding NADH dehydrogenase (ubiquinone) B17 subunit — MASSVSGGVKPMSVGGRLVSERERLIGMTEEERAWRARYLKSHILAPEEPLKTKEYYKHYYNPLRRFYRIPLNAFERLLTPLMGNRGAMVVRYVTAKCLMGLVILYGVRYYYKYNTGNWTRQSGWMVRPTREARIPGTKDYKGLEKPKTFATYGFENSPI; from the exons ATGGCATCTTCAGTTAGTGGCGGTGTAAAACCAATGAGTGTTGGTGGCCGTTTAGTGAGTGAAAGAGAACGTTTGATTGGTATGACGGAAGAAGAACGTGCATGGAGAGCTCGGTATCTTAAAAGCCACATTCTTGCACCAGAAGAGCCAttaaaaacaaaggaatattATAAGCATTATTATAATCCACTTCGAAGATTCTATAGAATACCTTTAAATGCATTTGAAAGATTATTAACTCCTCTTATG gGTAATAGGGGTGCAATGGTTGTACGTTATGTCACAGCAAAATGTTTGATGGGTCTTGTTATACTTTATGGCGTACGGTATTACTACAAATATAACACAGgc aatTGGACACGACAATCTGGTTGGATGGTGAGACCAACACGTGAAGCAAGAATTCCAGGAACTAAAGATTACAAAGGTCTCGAGAAGCCAAAAACTTTTGCTACATATGGTTTTGAGAATTCTCCCATATAA